One segment of Hirundo rustica isolate bHirRus1 chromosome 21, bHirRus1.pri.v3, whole genome shotgun sequence DNA contains the following:
- the LOC120761990 gene encoding gap junction alpha-3 protein-like, whose product MGDWSLLGRLLENAQEHSTVVGKVWLTVLFVFRILVLGAAAERVWGDELSGFSCDTQQPGCQNACYDSTFPISHLRFWVLQIIFVSTPSLVYLGHILHLVHLEEKAQQRAAARARRQRPRQPQLPAGNTRARVCMRGAILRTYVCNIVFKALLEVGFIVGQYALYGFQLKPLYTCSHWPCPNTVNCYISRPTEKTIFVLFMLGVACVSLLLNLVEIYHLGLTKCRRGPGPKSRIRTAPGGPVGPGSTYVTLPRGGSPLAAGRPPRGLAPLKKAGAWLGVAGGSHRDVRTADLAV is encoded by the coding sequence ATGGGGGACTGGAGCCTGCTGGGCCGGCTGCTGGAGAATGCCCAGGAGCACTCCACGGTGGTGGGCAAGGTCTGGCTCACCGTCCTCTTCGTCTTCCGCATCCTGGTGCTGGGGGCAGCCGCGGAGCGGGTCTGGGGTGACGAGCTGTCTGGCTTCTCCTGTGACACGCAGCAGCCCGGCTGCCAAAATGCCTGCTACGACAGCACCTTCCCCATCTCCCACCTCCGCTTCTGGGTCCTGCAGATCATCTTTGTCTCCACCCCCAGCCTTGTGTACCTGGGCCACATCCTGCACCTGGTGCATCTGGAGGAGAAGGCGCAGCAGCGAGCGGCAGCACGGGCCAGGCGGCAGCGCCCccggcagccccagctccctgcagggaacACGAGGGCACGGGTGTGCATGCGGGGGGCCATCCTGAGGACGTACGTCTGCAACATCGTCTTCAAGGCTCTCCTGGAAGTGGGCTTCATTGTGGGCCAGTACGCTTTGTATGGCTTCCAGCTGAAGCCCCTCTACACCTGCAGCCACTGGCCTTGCCCCAACACTGTCAACTGCTACATCTCCCGGCCCACTGAGAAGACCATCTTCGTCCTCTTCATGCTGGGGGTGGCCTGCGTGTCCCTGCTGCTCAACCTGGTGGAGATCTACCACCTGGGTCTCACCAAGTGCCGGCGGGGGCCAGGCCCCAAGTCCCGCATCCGAACCGCTCCTGGCGGGCCTGTGGGGCCTGGCAGCACCTACGTCACTCTGCCCAGGGGTGGCAGccccctggctgctggcagacCCCCCCGGGGCCTGGCACCACTGAAGAAGGCAGGTGCATGGCTAGGGGTGGCTGGTGGGTCCCACAGGGACGTGCGGACGGCAGACCTGGCGGTGTGA